The Chitinophagales bacterium genome window below encodes:
- a CDS encoding cold shock domain-containing protein: MSTGTVKFFNATKGFGFIKDDENGQEYFVHVSGLVDKVEQDDKVTYDLQEGRKGLNAVNVKKA, encoded by the coding sequence ATGAGTACAGGAACAGTAAAGTTCTTTAATGCAACCAAAGGTTTTGGTTTTATTAAAGATGATGAAAACGGGCAAGAATATTTTGTGCACGTTTCAGGATTAGTAGACAAAGTAGAGCAAGACGACAAAGTAACGTACGACTTGCAGGAAGGTCGTAAAGGATTAAATGCAGTAAACGTTAAAAAAGCGTAA
- the fsa gene encoding fructose-6-phosphate aldolase, with translation MKFFIDTASLSQIKEAEALGILDGVTTNPSLMAKEGIKGEKAVLQHYVDICKIVDGPVSAEVLSTDFEGMVKEGEALAKLHKNIVVKIPMIKDGIKAIKYFTDKGIKTNCTLVFSAGQALLAAKAGAAMVSPFIGRIDDSNWDGVQLIEQIVQIYDNYGFTTEILAASIRNPLHIVRCAEAGADIATCPLSSIEGLFKHPLTDIGLAKFIEDSKKMA, from the coding sequence ATGAAATTTTTTATAGATACAGCAAGTCTTTCACAAATTAAAGAAGCCGAAGCTTTAGGCATATTAGATGGCGTTACCACCAATCCCTCATTAATGGCTAAAGAAGGCATAAAGGGCGAAAAAGCCGTATTGCAGCATTATGTAGATATTTGCAAAATTGTAGATGGACCAGTTAGTGCCGAAGTATTGAGTACCGATTTTGAGGGTATGGTAAAAGAAGGTGAAGCCTTGGCAAAATTGCATAAAAATATAGTAGTAAAAATTCCGATGATAAAAGACGGTATTAAAGCCATTAAATACTTTACGGATAAAGGCATAAAAACAAACTGCACCTTAGTTTTTTCTGCCGGGCAGGCATTGTTGGCGGCCAAAGCAGGAGCTGCTATGGTTAGCCCTTTTATAGGCAGAATAGACGACAGCAACTGGGATGGCGTGCAGTTGATAGAACAAATAGTACAGATTTACGACAATTACGGTTTTACTACAGAAATTTTAGCCGCTTCTATTAGAAATCCGCTACACATAGTGCGTTGTGCAGAAGCCGGTGCAGATATAGCCACTTGTCCGCTGTCAAGTATAGAAGGTTTATTTAAGCATCCTTTAACAGATATTGGCTTGGCTAAATTTATAGAAGACAGCAAGAAAATGGCGTAG
- a CDS encoding DUF1311 domain-containing protein, translating into MKLMLAIILFCFFNLAFGQIEKEYLIDIELQNCLDYSDNYTTKGMIDCVVIAIEKWDKELNKNYQELLTLLTAEQKDKLKIAQREWIEYRDKEIEFSNQLYYDMQGTMWMLFVAQTKLHLTRRRTIELESYIVNLTIDK; encoded by the coding sequence ATGAAATTAATGCTTGCCATCATATTGTTTTGCTTTTTTAATCTTGCTTTTGGACAGATTGAAAAGGAATATCTAATTGACATTGAACTACAAAACTGTCTTGACTATAGTGATAATTACACAACAAAAGGAATGATTGATTGCGTTGTTATAGCAATTGAGAAATGGGATAAAGAACTCAATAAAAATTATCAAGAACTATTGACCCTCTTGACAGCTGAACAAAAAGATAAATTAAAAATCGCTCAAAGAGAATGGATTGAATATCGCGACAAAGAGATTGAGTTTTCAAATCAACTTTATTATGATATGCAAGGAACAATGTGGATGCTTTTTGTCGCTCAAACAAAATTACACCTAACAAGAAGAAGAACGATAGAACTTGAAAGTTATATAGTTAATTTGACTATAGATAAGTAA
- a CDS encoding DMT family transporter gives MHPQRKAILLMHLATFLFGFTAILGKAISLSSINLVWHRMWLASAIFLLFPGFIKAFKQTSVQTKKRFLLIGCLVALHWLTFYGCIKLSNSASLALACFGTIAFFAALLEPLIIKTPFKKVELFLGIIIIIGLAFIAKSNPDEHFSWQSSYIQAMAMGVVSAFFAALFSVFNKKYVADNNPMVITFLQMLGGFAFLTLLLPFYIAYFGVDFQILPQTNDIIYLILLAVLCTNIAFSLEMEALKNMSAFMSNLIINLEPIYGMILAIFFFHENEMLNIWFYSGTFLIIATVFLHPLLERKTLLFKNKKHRQH, from the coding sequence ATGCACCCCCAACGCAAAGCCATTCTTTTAATGCATCTTGCCACTTTTTTGTTTGGCTTTACGGCCATTTTGGGCAAGGCTATTTCATTGAGCAGTATTAATTTGGTGTGGCATCGTATGTGGTTGGCATCGGCTATATTTTTGTTGTTTCCTGGTTTTATTAAGGCATTTAAACAAACAAGCGTACAAACAAAAAAACGCTTTTTGTTAATTGGCTGTTTGGTGGCATTGCACTGGCTTACTTTTTATGGTTGTATAAAGTTGAGCAATAGTGCGTCCTTGGCTTTAGCGTGTTTTGGCACTATTGCTTTTTTTGCAGCTTTGTTAGAACCACTTATTATTAAAACGCCTTTTAAAAAAGTAGAGTTGTTTTTGGGTATTATTATCATTATTGGTTTGGCATTTATAGCTAAATCCAATCCCGATGAGCATTTTTCATGGCAGTCTTCTTATATACAGGCTATGGCAATGGGCGTGGTGTCCGCTTTTTTTGCAGCCCTGTTTTCGGTGTTTAATAAAAAATATGTGGCAGATAACAACCCTATGGTTATTACTTTTTTGCAGATGCTGGGAGGCTTTGCTTTTCTTACACTTTTATTACCGTTTTATATAGCTTATTTTGGGGTAGATTTTCAAATTTTGCCACAAACCAATGATATTATTTATTTGATTTTGCTGGCAGTACTTTGCACCAACATTGCTTTTTCTTTAGAAATGGAAGCACTTAAAAATATGAGTGCATTTATGAGCAATTTAATTATTAATCTTGAGCCCATTTATGGTATGATACTGGCAATTTTTTTCTTTCATGAAAATGAAATGTTAAATATTTGGTTTTATAGTGGAACTTTTTTAATCATTGCCACGGTGTTTTTGCATCCTTTGTTAGAACGAAAAACGCTACTTTTTAAAAATAAAAAACACCGCCAACACTAA
- a CDS encoding DMT family protein, whose protein sequence is MKGIYTIILLIFSNIFMTLAWYGHLKLNEYSWFAKLGIVAVIFISWGIALFEYFFQVPANKIGFDGNGGPFSIWQLKVIQEVITLVVFTGFTLLVFKNETLKINHLIGFVFLVLAVFFIFKK, encoded by the coding sequence ATGAAAGGTATCTATACTATTATTCTGCTAATTTTTTCCAATATATTTATGACCTTAGCTTGGTACGGTCATTTAAAATTGAATGAATATTCTTGGTTTGCCAAATTGGGAATAGTGGCTGTAATTTTTATTAGTTGGGGTATTGCCTTATTTGAATACTTTTTTCAAGTACCTGCCAATAAAATTGGTTTTGACGGCAATGGTGGTCCTTTTTCAATTTGGCAACTTAAAGTAATTCAAGAAGTGATTACTTTAGTTGTTTTTACTGGTTTTACTTTGTTGGTTTTTAAAAACGAAACCTTAAAAATCAATCATTTAATAGGTTTTGTGTTTTTAGTGTTGGCGGTGTTTTTTATTTTTAAAAAGTAG
- a CDS encoding phosphoribosyltransferase, with the protein MDTLIIDKWTLQQKIVRLAYEILEEHIDEEEICLIGVQKGGFQTAELLKKAITKIDRHIKVSVHSLQINKDNPANTDHKLSTSIEYFNGKLCIIVDDVANSGRTLFYGLKQFIEIEPSSVKVAVLVDRKHKRFPVHCNYVGTSLATTIKEHIKVVFKNKEVEAAYLE; encoded by the coding sequence ATGGATACTTTAATAATAGATAAATGGACTTTGCAACAAAAAATTGTTCGTTTGGCGTATGAAATTTTAGAAGAGCATATAGATGAAGAAGAAATATGCTTAATAGGCGTACAAAAAGGCGGTTTTCAAACGGCAGAGTTACTAAAAAAAGCCATTACCAAAATAGACAGGCATATTAAAGTAAGTGTTCATTCTTTACAAATAAATAAAGATAACCCTGCCAATACAGACCATAAATTAAGTACTTCAATAGAATATTTTAACGGCAAGCTGTGCATTATAGTAGATGATGTGGCAAACAGTGGCAGAACATTATTTTATGGTTTAAAACAATTTATAGAAATAGAACCAAGCAGTGTAAAAGTAGCGGTGTTAGTAGATAGAAAACATAAGCGTTTTCCGGTACATTGCAATTACGTAGGCACATCGCTTGCCACCACCATAAAAGAGCATATAAAAGTAGTTTTTAAAAACAAAGAAGTAGAAGCGGCTTATTTAGAATAA
- a CDS encoding S8 family peptidase, which yields MKIKLLYLISLTFLINSYTFAQFKISENNFLNEKKDTEFIHFFVKGDIAVLDRNEKNIPFQIKYKNNDIAAIKVAKNNLLDFYNAFPNLSKEIPVGKGTILMDTALIHNNVIPAHNGQAPLTQAYTGKDVVVGVIDAGIYFQHQDFKNPDGSTRIKFIWDQNVQNSINKPQPYDYGQEWSYVDINNGTCNHVEPANQYGHGTTVAGAACGNGTATGTHKGVAPESDIIAVAISYDNFLNNVVDAIDYIFKKADAMGKPCVINTSIGSYWGSHDGFDIPTQMIDALIEEKAGRAVVAAAGNGNNINNQSGSYIPTHLSYPLSIDTNFTWFKTISSSGKVYFSLWTDTNTISNFHFALGNDDATDYHTISRTNFFSKADFVGDLNNGVYIQKFAYDTSLNLQGTIEMFLIKDNNRYNLEVQITPLSTSDLWRFMCYGQGSFDIWSSQAFQGTSNMIFNNLPPNFVVTDIDNYKTPDNEKCIVSSWQCSDKVITVGNFANRAHYYDVDTTFRLTGLTAGEIYYQSSEGPTRDLRLKPDISSTGNIVFATGNANFISTALAVNRPKVAIGAKHNYNGGTSMASPLVAGAVALYLEKNPDAWWYETKTALIESARKDTFTGPNANTVYGNGKLDAFEMLKFEAITGCTSPGMFNYNPNANVDDGSCMPFVYGCTDSTAFNYNPNANTDDGTCVAKVYGCTDSTAFNYNSLANINDGSCVPVVYGCTDSTAYNYNPQANTDNGSCIATAVSNIKDKLLFTLQPNPANDFVNISSSIVNFEIEIYSILGKKVMQKTVNNHDESISLKGLSSGMYLLNFVHEGKTVESKKLIKK from the coding sequence ATGAAAATAAAATTACTCTACTTAATCAGCCTAACATTTTTAATAAATAGTTACACTTTTGCTCAATTTAAAATATCTGAAAACAACTTCCTCAATGAGAAGAAAGATACCGAATTTATTCACTTTTTTGTAAAAGGAGATATAGCTGTTTTAGATAGAAATGAAAAAAATATCCCTTTTCAAATTAAATATAAAAATAATGATATAGCGGCTATAAAAGTAGCAAAAAACAACTTGTTAGATTTCTATAATGCTTTTCCAAATCTTTCTAAAGAAATTCCCGTAGGCAAAGGCACTATTTTAATGGATACCGCACTTATTCATAATAACGTTATTCCTGCCCACAACGGACAAGCACCGCTAACACAAGCATACACAGGAAAAGATGTAGTAGTGGGCGTAATAGATGCCGGTATTTATTTTCAGCACCAAGATTTTAAAAATCCCGATGGCTCTACAAGAATTAAGTTTATTTGGGATCAAAATGTTCAAAACTCCATAAATAAACCTCAGCCTTATGATTACGGACAAGAATGGAGCTATGTAGATATTAATAACGGCACGTGCAACCATGTAGAACCTGCCAACCAATACGGGCATGGAACCACTGTGGCGGGTGCAGCGTGCGGAAACGGAACCGCCACCGGCACGCATAAAGGCGTTGCTCCCGAATCGGACATTATAGCTGTGGCTATTAGCTACGATAATTTTTTAAATAACGTGGTAGATGCTATAGATTACATTTTTAAAAAAGCAGATGCTATGGGCAAACCATGCGTTATTAACACAAGTATAGGCAGTTACTGGGGCTCTCATGACGGTTTTGATATTCCTACCCAAATGATAGATGCCCTTATAGAAGAAAAAGCAGGGCGTGCAGTAGTGGCAGCAGCAGGGAACGGCAATAATATTAATAATCAAAGTGGAAGTTATATTCCTACACATTTAAGCTATCCGCTTAGTATAGACACTAATTTTACATGGTTTAAAACCATTAGCTCCAGTGGAAAAGTTTATTTTAGTTTGTGGACAGACACCAATACTATTTCCAATTTTCATTTTGCCTTAGGAAATGATGATGCTACTGATTATCACACTATTTCAAGAACCAACTTTTTTAGCAAAGCCGATTTTGTAGGCGATTTAAACAATGGTGTTTATATTCAAAAATTTGCTTACGATACTTCCTTAAACCTTCAAGGAACTATTGAAATGTTTTTAATAAAAGACAATAATCGGTACAATTTAGAAGTACAAATAACGCCCTTAAGCACCTCCGATTTATGGCGATTTATGTGTTATGGGCAAGGTAGTTTTGATATTTGGAGTAGCCAAGCTTTTCAAGGTACTTCTAATATGATTTTTAACAATTTACCACCCAATTTTGTAGTAACAGATATAGACAACTATAAAACGCCCGACAATGAAAAATGTATAGTAAGTAGCTGGCAATGCTCAGATAAAGTTATAACCGTAGGAAATTTTGCCAACAGAGCCCATTACTATGATGTAGATACTACTTTTAGGCTAACAGGTTTAACTGCCGGAGAAATATACTACCAATCTTCAGAAGGGCCTACGCGAGATTTAAGATTAAAACCGGATATAAGCTCAACAGGAAATATAGTTTTTGCTACGGGCAATGCTAATTTTATATCCACAGCATTGGCTGTAAACCGACCAAAAGTGGCAATAGGAGCTAAACACAACTACAACGGAGGTACCAGCATGGCTTCGCCATTAGTGGCAGGAGCTGTGGCTTTGTACCTTGAAAAAAATCCTGATGCCTGGTGGTACGAAACCAAAACGGCTTTAATAGAAAGTGCCAGAAAAGATACATTTACAGGACCAAATGCCAATACCGTTTATGGAAATGGAAAATTAGACGCTTTTGAAATGCTGAAATTTGAAGCTATAACAGGCTGTACATCTCCGGGCATGTTTAATTACAACCCTAACGCCAATGTAGATGACGGCTCTTGTATGCCGTTTGTATATGGTTGCACCGATAGTACCGCTTTTAATTACAATCCAAATGCTAATACTGATGATGGAACTTGTGTGGCAAAAGTTTATGGTTGTACCGATAGTACCGCTTTCAACTATAATTCTTTAGCCAATATCAATGATGGCTCATGCGTACCCGTAGTTTATGGTTGCACCGACAGCACAGCCTATAACTACAACCCACAAGCTAATACAGATAACGGTTCTTGTATTGCCACTGCCGTATCAAATATTAAAGACAAACTTTTATTTACCTTACAACCCAATCCGGCTAATGATTTTGTAAACATTAGTAGTAGTATAGTTAATTTTGAAATAGAAATATACTCTATTTTGGGCAAAAAAGTAATGCAAAAAACAGTAAATAATCATGATGAAAGCATCAGCTTAAAAGGTTTGAGTAGTGGAATGTATTTGCTTAATTTTGTGCATGAAGGAAAAACCGTAGAAAGCAAAAAACTAATAAAGAAATAA
- a CDS encoding (Fe-S)-binding protein: MDLAKLIQILIFVLVNIAVFFFAGKKYYQIYKNIQLGKDWDKIDNPSERFKRMMLVAFGQKKMFKEIFPALLHLCIYTAFVITQIELIEIYIDGLTGGHRTLYYAFENITILKGLYVFVINMIEFLSVFAFLATLIFLYRRNLLKVPRLVKVPEMNGWPKLDANLILFGELFLVTCIFLMNGADQAIHHNSYPFVLSGFVGSLLSGLSEGTLHVLEKLGWWGHIFGVLGFIIYLPFSKHLHILFAFPNVYLSSLHKKGYINNMESVTKEIKLMMNPDTAFAAPAEGAEAEIPTFGAKDVFDLKKQNLLAAYSCTECGRCTEQCPAAQTGKKLSPRKVMMDTRDRVEEVALNIRTNGVFVDDGKGLIGDEKISVEELRACTTCNACVEACPVMISPLDIIIQLRRNLILEQSNSPEEWNVMFGNIENNGAPWKFSPQDRFNWANEN; this comes from the coding sequence ATGGATTTAGCTAAACTAATTCAAATATTAATATTCGTACTTGTAAATATAGCTGTTTTTTTCTTTGCAGGGAAAAAGTACTACCAAATATATAAAAACATTCAATTAGGGAAAGATTGGGATAAAATAGATAATCCCAGCGAAAGATTTAAAAGAATGATGCTTGTAGCTTTTGGGCAAAAGAAAATGTTTAAAGAAATATTTCCGGCATTATTGCATTTATGTATTTATACTGCTTTTGTAATTACACAAATTGAGTTAATAGAAATTTATATTGATGGATTAACGGGCGGTCATAGAACTTTGTATTATGCTTTTGAAAATATAACTATACTAAAAGGACTTTATGTTTTTGTAATTAATATGATAGAGTTTCTATCGGTATTTGCATTTTTAGCTACGCTAATCTTTTTGTATAGAAGAAATTTACTAAAAGTGCCACGCTTAGTAAAAGTGCCGGAAATGAACGGCTGGCCTAAGTTAGATGCTAACTTAATTTTATTTGGAGAGCTATTTTTGGTTACTTGTATATTTTTAATGAACGGAGCAGACCAAGCCATACATCACAATTCGTATCCTTTTGTGCTTTCCGGTTTTGTGGGTAGCTTGCTTTCGGGTTTATCTGAAGGCACACTGCATGTACTTGAAAAATTAGGATGGTGGGGACACATATTTGGTGTATTAGGTTTTATAATTTACCTGCCTTTTTCAAAACACTTGCATATTCTTTTTGCTTTTCCCAATGTTTATTTATCAAGCCTGCATAAAAAAGGCTATATAAATAATATGGAAAGTGTAACTAAAGAGATAAAATTAATGATGAATCCCGATACGGCATTTGCAGCTCCGGCAGAAGGAGCGGAGGCTGAAATACCAACATTTGGAGCTAAAGATGTATTTGATTTAAAAAAGCAAAATTTATTAGCAGCATATTCTTGTACAGAGTGTGGGCGATGTACGGAGCAATGCCCTGCGGCTCAAACAGGCAAAAAATTATCACCACGTAAAGTGATGATGGATACAAGAGATAGGGTAGAAGAAGTGGCATTAAATATTAGAACAAATGGCGTTTTTGTAGATGACGGAAAAGGATTAATAGGCGATGAAAAAATTTCTGTAGAGGAGTTGCGTGCCTGTACTACTTGCAATGCGTGTGTAGAAGCCTGTCCGGTTATGATTTCGCCATTAGACATTATTATTCAGTTGAGAAGAAATTTAATTTTAGAGCAATCTAACTCGCCAGAAGAGTGGAATGTAATGTTTGGGAATATTGAAAACAATGGAGCACCGTGGAAGTTTAGTCCGCAGGATAGATTTAATTGGGCAAATGAGAATTGA
- a CDS encoding (Fe-S)-binding protein: protein MNVPTMAAMMAEGKKPDVLFWVGCAGSFDDRAKKITRAFIKILNEVGINYAVLGTEESCTGDPAKRAGNEFAFQMVALQNIEVMNAYEVQKIVTTCPHCFNILANEYPELGGKYEVIHHSVFLQQLINEGKVKMKEGGSFKGKRITYHDSCYLGRANDIYEAPRSVLEALDAELVEMKSCRTKGLCCGAGGAQMFKENEPGKMRINAKRAEEAKATKADIVAVACPFCMTMMKDGVSTDNPNEHTLKVFDLAELIAQGQGLEDIGL from the coding sequence ATGAATGTACCTACAATGGCAGCTATGATGGCTGAAGGCAAAAAACCAGATGTATTATTTTGGGTGGGTTGTGCTGGTAGTTTTGACGATAGAGCTAAAAAAATAACCAGAGCATTTATAAAAATACTTAATGAAGTAGGCATAAATTATGCGGTGTTGGGGACAGAAGAAAGTTGTACTGGCGACCCTGCAAAAAGAGCAGGAAATGAATTTGCTTTTCAGATGGTGGCATTGCAAAATATAGAAGTAATGAATGCCTATGAAGTACAAAAAATAGTAACTACTTGCCCACATTGTTTCAATATTTTAGCTAATGAATATCCGGAATTAGGAGGGAAATATGAAGTTATACACCACAGTGTTTTTTTACAGCAATTAATAAATGAAGGCAAAGTAAAAATGAAGGAGGGTGGTAGTTTTAAAGGAAAAAGAATAACCTACCACGATTCGTGTTATTTAGGCAGAGCCAATGACATTTATGAAGCTCCACGAAGTGTATTAGAAGCTTTAGATGCTGAGTTAGTAGAAATGAAAAGTTGCCGTACCAAAGGTTTGTGTTGTGGAGCAGGAGGAGCACAAATGTTTAAAGAAAATGAACCTGGCAAAATGAGAATTAATGCTAAGCGTGCCGAAGAAGCAAAAGCAACAAAAGCCGATATTGTAGCAGTAGCTTGTCCATTTTGTATGACAATGATGAAAGACGGAGTTAGCACAGACAACCCCAATGAGCATACTTTAAAAGTATTTGATTTAGCAGAACTAATTGCTCAAGGACAGGGTTTAGAAGATATAGGACTTTGA
- a CDS encoding T9SS type A sorting domain-containing protein, which produces METLFKTTVIVNFKKSRKHLFLLIIQLSLFIFYSHAQDFEMVKNINPNGSGNPERLIKYNGKIYFTADDGINKRQLWVTDGTEAGTQMLKQINPTDNSLLFNFIVFNNLLFFTVDDGINGREWWYTDGTETGTQILKDINAGAQSSNPTHAKIFNGKMYFAADDGINGNELWITDGTTTGTQLFKDINPGSGGSGPSNFTIFNNKLVFTAYEPTNGTEIWISDGTNAGTQFVTDIKPGNKGCGCADFTELNNQLLFVANDYTHADALWTTDGTASGTYMVKNISMDPYHYIYNLHEYNNRVYFNAIDSVHGGALWVTDGTTLGTNLFIDFLNAPGYLFNFNNKMFFMYNDDTNGKEIWVSDGTVAGTTILKDINPTGSAFYFPVYDGGTAFFEAYNRFYFVADNGSGDHFELWSSDGTSAGTILHDFPKAPGYLSSPFSVSRWFIAYKDDLYFPADYDTTRNELWRLKLSTTSINTIENNTLTTIFPNPTQQYFKINNADDINEVELWDINGKLLKKWDRKQEEYYLPPLQTAVYFLKLKNKEKTVTKLLRIN; this is translated from the coding sequence ATGGAAACTCTATTTAAGACAACAGTAATAGTAAATTTTAAAAAAAGTAGAAAACACCTTTTTCTATTAATTATTCAATTAAGTCTATTTATATTTTATTCCCACGCCCAAGATTTTGAAATGGTAAAAAACATAAATCCTAATGGAAGTGGAAACCCGGAAAGGTTAATAAAGTACAACGGAAAAATATACTTTACTGCTGATGATGGTATAAACAAGAGACAACTTTGGGTTACAGACGGCACTGAAGCAGGAACTCAAATGCTCAAACAGATTAACCCCACAGACAATTCTCTTCTCTTTAATTTTATTGTATTTAATAACCTACTTTTTTTTACTGTAGATGATGGTATAAATGGAAGAGAGTGGTGGTACACCGATGGTACAGAAACTGGCACACAAATACTGAAAGATATAAATGCCGGAGCTCAAAGTTCTAATCCTACGCATGCTAAAATTTTTAATGGTAAAATGTATTTTGCAGCAGATGATGGTATAAATGGCAACGAACTATGGATTACAGACGGTACCACTACAGGCACTCAACTTTTTAAAGATATTAACCCCGGCAGTGGAGGCTCTGGACCTTCCAATTTTACAATATTTAATAATAAACTTGTATTTACAGCATACGAGCCCACCAATGGCACGGAAATTTGGATAAGCGATGGCACTAATGCAGGAACACAGTTTGTAACAGATATTAAACCTGGAAATAAAGGCTGTGGGTGTGCAGACTTTACAGAACTCAACAATCAACTTTTGTTTGTTGCAAATGATTACACCCATGCTGATGCCTTATGGACAACGGACGGTACTGCATCGGGCACTTATATGGTAAAAAACATTAGTATGGATCCTTACCACTATATTTATAATTTACATGAATACAATAACCGAGTTTATTTTAATGCAATAGATAGTGTACATGGTGGTGCTCTTTGGGTAACGGACGGCACAACATTAGGCACTAATTTATTTATAGATTTTTTAAATGCCCCGGGGTATTTATTCAACTTTAACAATAAAATGTTTTTTATGTATAATGATGATACCAATGGAAAGGAAATTTGGGTAAGTGATGGCACCGTAGCAGGAACCACTATTTTAAAAGATATAAACCCAACGGGATCTGCTTTTTACTTTCCTGTTTATGATGGTGGCACAGCATTTTTTGAGGCTTATAATCGTTTCTACTTTGTAGCAGACAATGGTAGCGGAGACCATTTTGAGCTGTGGAGCAGTGATGGCACTTCAGCAGGAACTATCTTGCATGATTTCCCTAAAGCTCCCGGCTATCTTTCTAGCCCATTCTCAGTATCCCGTTGGTTTATAGCTTATAAAGATGATTTATATTTCCCGGCAGATTATGACACCACAAGAAATGAACTTTGGCGTTTAAAATTAAGCACTACAAGTATTAATACTATTGAAAACAATACTCTAACTACTATTTTCCCTAATCCAACTCAACAATATTTTAAAATAAATAATGCTGACGATATAAATGAAGTAGAGCTTTGGGATATAAACGGTAAATTATTGAAAAAATGGGATAGAAAACAAGAAGAATATTATCTACCTCCGCTTCAAACTGCTGTGTATTTCTTAAAACTAAAAAATAAAGAGAAAACAGTAACGAAACTGCTTAGGATAAATTAG